The Myxococcales bacterium genome includes the window AGAAGCTCATCTCGCGCTCGGCCTTTCAATTTAAGGGTGGTGGTTGGTACAAGGATTTGTACGCCAGCACCAAGCCAGCTGCCACGGGGGGTGGCGCTGACACCACCGCGCCGGCGAAGACCGAAACGGCACCAAGCGGCGCGTCGACGAGTCCAGCGCCAACCGCGCCGGCGACCACGCCAAGCGGCGGTGGTTCAACTGGCGGCAACGGCGCGCAAGCGAGCCAGCGGTGACGGCGACGCGGCTTGCCGGCGCCGGCGTCGCGGCCAAGGTGTTGGCGCGCGTTGCAGGCGACGCGGCGGCCTTGCGGGCGCGCGGCGTCACGCCGACGCTCGCGGTCGTCTTGGTCGGTGACGATCCGGCATCGCACGTTTACGTTGCCAAAAAAACGCGCACCGCCGCCGAGTGTGGCGTGGGCGCCAACGACATCCGCTTGCCACAAGACACCTCGCAGGCGGCGCTGCTGGCGCTCATCACGACCCTCAATAACGACCCGGCGGTGCACGGCATCTTGGTGCAATTGCCGCTGCCGGCGCAGATCGATTCGCATGCGGTTATCGCCGCGATCGCGCCAAGTAAGGACGTCGATGGCCTTGGGCCCGTGAGCCAGGGCGCCTTGCTGTCGGGGCAGCGTGGCTTCGTGCCGTGCACACCCAAGGGCTGTATGGCCTTGCTCGCCGAGACCGGCGTGCCCTTGGTTGGCAAGCGCGCTGTGGTGCTTGGCCGCAGCGTGCTCGTGGGCAAGCCGATGAGCATGCTGCTGACTTCCGCCGACCTCACCGTGACCTTGTGCCACTCCAAGACCGTCGACTTGCCTGGCGAAATCGCGCGCGCGGATATCTTAGTGGCGGCCATCGGTCGTCCGGAATTCGTGCAAGGCGAATGGATCAAGCCCGGCGCCATCGTGATCGACGTCGGGGTCAATCGCCTGCCCAGCAAGGTCCTCGTCGGTGACGTAGCGTTCGCCGCAGCCTCGGCC containing:
- a CDS encoding bifunctional 5,10-methylenetetrahydrofolate dehydrogenase/5,10-methenyltetrahydrofolate cyclohydrolase yields the protein MTATRLAGAGVAAKVLARVAGDAAALRARGVTPTLAVVLVGDDPASHVYVAKKTRTAAECGVGANDIRLPQDTSQAALLALITTLNNDPAVHGILVQLPLPAQIDSHAVIAAIAPSKDVDGLGPVSQGALLSGQRGFVPCTPKGCMALLAETGVPLVGKRAVVLGRSVLVGKPMSMLLTSADLTVTLCHSKTVDLPGEIARADILVAAIGRPEFVQGEWIKPGAIVIDVGVNRLPSKVLVGDVAFAAASARAAFITPVPGGVGPMTIACLMENTVQAATWLAA
- a CDS encoding zinc ribbon domain-containing protein is translated as MPVYEFQCKQCNQIFEYQQRLADEPKSICEACGGALEKLISRSAFQFKGGGWYKDLYASTKPAATGGGADTTAPAKTETAPSGASTSPAPTAPATTPSGGGSTGGNGAQASQR